A window of Oncorhynchus kisutch isolate 150728-3 linkage group LG10, Okis_V2, whole genome shotgun sequence contains these coding sequences:
- the LOC109897794 gene encoding troponin I, fast skeletal muscle, with product MSEKKMNSSRRGHLKSLMLAIAKDLLEKEAADLITEKAAFIAENCPAPVLSGGLPELQEMLKKLAQTIDKVDEDRYDSEAKVKKTDKEIEDLRMKVVEIQGIKKPALKKVRMSADAMLAALLGTKHKASMDFRANLKEVKKEVKEEEEVGDWRKNVDEQAGMDGRKKKFETA from the exons ATGTCAGA GAAAAAGATGAATTCGAGCCGCAGGGGTCATCTGAAG AGCTTGATGCTTGCGATTGCCAAAGACCTCCTGGAGAAAGAAGCAGCAGACTTGATAACGGAAAAGGCAGCTTTTATTGCAGAAAACTGCCCTGCTCCGGTATTGTCTGGGGGTCTTCCTGAGCTGCAG GAAATGCTTAAAAAGTTGGCCCAGACCATTGACAAGGTTGATGAGGATAGATATGACTCCGAGGCAAAAGTGAAGAAGACAGACAAAGAG ATTGAGGACTTGAGAATGAAAGTGGTTGAGATCCAGGGCATAAAGAAGCCAGCTCTGAAGAAAGTGCGTATGTCTGCTGATGCTATGCTTGCAGCTCTGCTGGGCACCAAGCACAAGGCTTCCATGGATTTCAGAGCCAACTTGAAAGAAGTGAAGAAGGAGGTCAAAGAGGAG GAGGAAGTCGGTGACTGGCGTAAGAACGTTGATGAACAGGCTGGCATGGACGGCAGGAAGAAGAAGTTTGAGACCGCATAA
- the LOC109897793 gene encoding troponin I, fast skeletal muscle-like isoform X1 encodes MSLQHIDQSCLFSILTSHVYNNPVCQTHLSSQEKDDLEPQASSKELVSLDCGYFSGSRVKGVHARERRFHGSDPHHGFVWKSSGAGGNDKKKLAQTIDKVDEERYDAEAKVKKTDKEIEDLKMKVVEIQGIKKPALKKVRMSADAMLQALLGTKHKAFMDFRANLKEVKKEVKEEEEVSDWHKNVDEQSGMDGRKKKFQSAKITKLVLVFKTTEDTE; translated from the exons ATGTCCCTTCAGCATATTGATCAGTCATGTCTCTTCAGCATATTGACCAGTCATGTATATAACAATCCAGTATGTCAAACTCACCTTTCTTCACAGGAAAAGGATGACCTCGAGCCGCAAGCATCATCTAAAG AGCTTGTGTCTCTCGATTGCGGCTACTTTTCTGGCAGCAGAGTAAAAGGAGTCCATGCAAGAGAAAGAAGATTTCATGGCTCAGATCCCCATCATGGATTTGTCTGGAAATCAAGCGGTGCTGGTG GAAATGATAAAAAAAAGTTGGCCCAGACCATTGACAAGGTTGATGAGGAAAGATATGACGCCGAGGCAAAAGTGAAGAAGACAGACAAAGAG ATCGAGGACCTGAAGATGAAAGTGGTTGAGATCCAGGGCATAAAGAAGCCAGCTCTGAAGAAAGTGCGTATGTCTGCTGATGCTATGCTCCAGGCTCTGCTGGGCACCAAGCACAAGGCTTTCATGGATTTCAGAGCCAACTTGAAAGAAGTCAAAAAGGAAGTCAAAGAGGAG GAGGAAGTCAGTGACTGGCATAAGAACGTTGATGAACAGTCTGGCATGGACGGCAGGAAGAAGAAGTTTCAGTCTGCAAAAATTACCAAATTAGTTTTGGTGTTCAAAACTACGGAGGATACAGAGTGA
- the LOC109897793 gene encoding troponin I, fast skeletal muscle-like isoform X2 has translation MKGNDKKKLAQTIDKVDEERYDAEAKVKKTDKEIEDLKMKVVEIQGIKKPALKKVRMSADAMLQALLGTKHKAFMDFRANLKEVKKEVKEEEEVSDWHKNVDEQSGMDGRKKKFQSAKITKLVLVFKTTEDTE, from the exons ATGAAAG GAAATGATAAAAAAAAGTTGGCCCAGACCATTGACAAGGTTGATGAGGAAAGATATGACGCCGAGGCAAAAGTGAAGAAGACAGACAAAGAG ATCGAGGACCTGAAGATGAAAGTGGTTGAGATCCAGGGCATAAAGAAGCCAGCTCTGAAGAAAGTGCGTATGTCTGCTGATGCTATGCTCCAGGCTCTGCTGGGCACCAAGCACAAGGCTTTCATGGATTTCAGAGCCAACTTGAAAGAAGTCAAAAAGGAAGTCAAAGAGGAG GAGGAAGTCAGTGACTGGCATAAGAACGTTGATGAACAGTCTGGCATGGACGGCAGGAAGAAGAAGTTTCAGTCTGCAAAAATTACCAAATTAGTTTTGGTGTTCAAAACTACGGAGGATACAGAGTGA
- the LOC109897795 gene encoding troponin I, fast skeletal muscle-like: MSDKKMTSSRRHHLKSLVLQIAFELIEVEKKEAVQEKANFMAELPALDLSGDQTALVEMLKKLAQSIDKVDEERYDAESKVTKADKEIEDLRMKVVEIQGMKKPALKKVRMSADAMLQALLGTKHKASMDFRANLKEVKKEVKEEGVDAVGDWRKNVDEQAGMDGRKKKFQG; the protein is encoded by the exons ATGTCAGA TAAAAAGATGACATCGAGCCGCAGGCATCATCTGAAG AGCTTAGTGCTCCAGATTGCATTTGAGCTTATTGAAGTGGAGAAAAAGGAGGCTGTGCAGGAGAAAGCCAATTTCATGGCTGAGCTCCCCGCCCTGGATTTGTCTGGAGATCAAACGGCGCTGGTG GAAATGCTCAAAAAGTTAGCCCAATCCATCGACAAGGTTGATGAGGAAAGATATGATGCAGAGTCCAAGGTGACGAAGGCAGACAAGGAG ATTGAGGACTTGAGAATGAAAGTGGTTGAGATCCAGGGAATGAAGAAGCCAGCTCTGAAGAAAGTGCGTATGTCTGCTGATGCTATGCTCCAGGCTCTGCTGGGCACCAAGCACAAGGCTTCCATGGATTTCAGAGCCAACTTGAAAGAAGTGAAGAAGGAGGTCAAAGAGGAG GGAGTGGATGCAGTTGGTGACTGGCGTAAGAACGTTGATGAACAGGCTGGCATGGACGGCAGGAAGAAGAAGTTTCAGGGTTAA